In Streptomyces pluripotens, the genomic window GGCGACCTGTATGCGGCGACCCGGTACGAGGACGGCGTACGGGTCCTGATCGGCGATGTCCGGGGCAAGGGCCTGTCCGCCATCGGCGAGGCGGCCCTCCTGCTGGGCGCCTTCCGGGAGAGCGCACACCGGCGCATCCCGCTGGTGGAGCTGGCCACCGCGCTGGAGCAGAGCGTCATCCGGCACGCGGAGGACCTGGATACGCCGGAGGAGGCGGGCGAGCGGTTCGCCACCGCCCTGCTCGTGGAGATTCCGGACCGGGACCCGGTCACCCGGATGACCAGTTGTGGCCACCCACCGCCGCTGCTGCTGAGCCCCGGCAACGTCGTCACGGTCCCGAGTCTGCATCCGTCGCCGCCGCTCGGGGTGCACGGGGTGCACGGGGTGCACGGGGGTGCCGAACACACGCTGGACGTGTTCTCCTTCGAGCCCGGTGACACACTGCTCCTGTACACCGACGGCGTGGTGGAGGCCCGGGACGCTCAAGGCGCGTTCTATCCGCTCATCGAGCGGGTGACACGCTGGAGCGAGGACAGCCCCGAGGCGCTGATGCACCATCTGCGACGGGACCTGCTCGCCCACGTCGGCGGCCGACTGGACGACGACGCCGCACTCATCGCACTGCACCGCACACCGGTCCACCGCCGCCGGCACCACGGGCTCGACGCCCTCCGGCACGGCTCCTCCGCGACCGACCCCCGCTAGGTGCCGCAACAGGCAACGTTCGCCCCGTCGCGGCACCTAGCTGCTGTGGCGTCTCCGCTCCGCCCACGGCATGGGGCTGCGCTCATCCGTGTCGGCACCGGCGTGCCGGCCGCGTCCGGCAGGCCCCGAGCGGTGCAGACCCGCCCGGGGCCCACAACCCGTCCCCACTGTCCGCGAAGGCCCATGGGACGGTGTTGCGGGTGTGGGCCCCGCCCCGAGTGGGGTAGGGCGGGACCACGCCCCGTTCTTGAGATCAGCGGACCGGCTTCAGGTCGGTGATCTTGAGGGTTCTCAGGCCTGTCCGGACGTTGATTCCGGTGACCTCTGCATGCGGCCCGTCACTCCAGGTGAGCGTGATGCGGGTGGCGGCCAGACGAAGGCCTGCGGTGAGAGACGCTGCGGTGCGCAGGGTCTTGCCACCGTGCACAGGCACATGACCCGTTCCCCCAGTTTCTTCGCGGCCGGGTTGATCCCGGTCTTCGACAGACATAACGGCTTCACTGCTCGTGCATCGGTTCCCTTTCCCCTGTGTCTTCCCGATGTTTTCCCGGCGATTCGCGGCACTTGCGGCACAGGGAAGGTTTACCGAATTCAGGGCGGGTCCCCCCGCCTTTTCGGCCATTCTCGTTCAGGTGGTCGACACGGCCTTTCTGGCACCGGCCGCCTTTCTGGCACCGGCCGCGCGGATCCCTCCGGGGGCACCTGGGTGCTGGGCCCGTCGTGGCCCGCGAGGGCGTGGACGCGCGCCGTCGTGGTGGCCGGGGCCTGCCAAGCGCGGGCGCGCCCGGGTCGACCAGCGCCCCGCTGCCGCCCGCCGTCCGAGCCGCACGCATGCACCCGAGCGCGGCTCGAACGGCGCGGCCCGGCCCGCGCTGCCGGCCGGGGGGCGCCCGACCCGTCGACGGCAGACCGGGGGCCGGGGTCCGGGAGGTGGGTCGGACCCCGGCCCCGGGTCTGTCACGGCTGGCGGGCGACCGCGCCGTACATCGCGGTGTCCTCGTCACGGATGTTCTTCTCGCCCGCGCCGTCGGGACGCCGCGTGCGCACCTGGACGATGTCCGGCTCGACCGGTTCCAGCCTCTCGAAGAACTCCTGAGCCTGGTCATGGGTGCGCAGCCGCATCGGCATGTCCGGAACACCCCTCGGAGATGCGATGTCCGGCCCGTGGAGCCGCTAGATTCAACCGCCGGTGCGGGTCGTCCGCATCCGCCGGCGGTTCGCGGGCCCGTAGGGGTGCCGCGTCCACCGCGTGTGCCGTCGCGCCGGGATTCGGGGGTGTCATGGTCTGGTCGCTCAACCGGCGACGCCGCACCACGCCTGAACTCCCCGCTCCCGGGCGGTGCACACCGAACCGGCACGTGCTGACCACGGAACGGCTGTTGCTGTTCACGCCCCGGAACCGGCTGGACGTGGCGGCGGCGCTCGCCGCGTGCGCGGACCCGGAAGCACAGCGGTGGCTCGGCAGCCAGGCGGACCGGGTCGTGCCCGATCCCGGCATCCGCCGGGCCCTGCTGCGGTGGCGTCCCGCCGGCGACGATGGCCGACGGGTACCCCGCAAGCTGGCCGAGCCTTTCACGCCCGGGGCCGATGAGGCCTTGATCCTGGTCTGTGTGCGCAGGTCCGACCTCAGCTATGCCGGAGCCCTCGAACTGGAGAACCGCTCGGGCGAGATGGGCGGCTGGCTCGCGCCGGACTGTCGCGGCCAGGGACTGGGCGTGGAACTGTTCCGCGCGGGCGCCGCGCTCGCGCACACCCATGCCGGGCTGACCACGGTCCGGGCGGGCGCCGAACGCGGGAACACCGCGAGCCGGCGGGCCCTGGCCCGCGCGGGCTTCGTCCTGGACGAGGGGCCGCCCCGGCACACCTTGCCCGACGGCCGGGTGGTCGACGCCGTCTGGCATCGGCACGACATCGCGACGGCGTCCCGCTGCCACTGACCCGTGCGGCTTCAACCACCTGCTGGAGCAAGGCCTCGGGCCAGCGCCCCAGCCTCTCACCCCCCACCGTCCACCATCCTGGAGAACCGACGTGACAGAGACCGGATTCAGCCCGGAGCGGATCGACACCAGCAGGCCGCACTCCGCGCGGATGTACGACTGGTTCTTGGACGGAAAGGACCACTACCCCGTCGACGCCGAGGCCGCGGCGGAGGTGTTGGAGCTGTTTCCGCACGTCAAAGACACGGCCTGGGCCAACCGGGAGTTCATGCACCGTGCCGCTCGCTTCGTCGCCCGCCAGGGCGTCAGCCAGTTCCTGGACGTGGGCACCGGTATCCCCACCGAACCGAATCTGCACCAGATCGTGCAGGAGGTCACCCCGAGCGCACGGGTGGTGTACGCGGACAACGACCCGATCGTCCTGCGACATGCCGAAGCCCTGCTGCACGGGACCCCCGAGGGCCGAACCGCTTATCTGCACGTCGACATCCGCGAACCGGAGCGGATCGTGGAGTACGCCCGTGAGCACCTGGATCTCAGTCGGCCCGTCGGCCTGTCCCTCATCGCGTTGCTCCCGT contains:
- a CDS encoding GNAT family N-acetyltransferase produces the protein MLTTERLLLFTPRNRLDVAAALAACADPEAQRWLGSQADRVVPDPGIRRALLRWRPAGDDGRRVPRKLAEPFTPGADEALILVCVRRSDLSYAGALELENRSGEMGGWLAPDCRGQGLGVELFRAGAALAHTHAGLTTVRAGAERGNTASRRALARAGFVLDEGPPRHTLPDGRVVDAVWHRHDIATASRCH
- a CDS encoding SAM-dependent methyltransferase, which produces MTETGFSPERIDTSRPHSARMYDWFLDGKDHYPVDAEAAAEVLELFPHVKDTAWANREFMHRAARFVARQGVSQFLDVGTGIPTEPNLHQIVQEVTPSARVVYADNDPIVLRHAEALLHGTPEGRTAYLHVDIREPERIVEYAREHLDLSRPVGLSLIALLPFVTDERNPCGILRTLLEPLAPGSHLMVSHVSAEFDPEVWERIKAVYRSGGTPVQARSHAEVTRFFDGLELYAPGVVAATSWRAEPGMRVREKQPVYVGVARKP
- a CDS encoding PP2C family protein-serine/threonine phosphatase; translated protein: MSPRLGIADARPPWQSPHALLLLPVAFIVVITVVDVQTPTTVHLGPALVIAPAITPSLAGPRATAAVGALALAAQILIGVTHGGLSTMNHIVQIITLAVLSVILVVYSALREHRQAQLAQVRTVAEAAQHVLMWPLPEQIGPLWIASLYLAAEDEAQIGGDLYAATRYEDGVRVLIGDVRGKGLSAIGEAALLLGAFRESAHRRIPLVELATALEQSVIRHAEDLDTPEEAGERFATALLVEIPDRDPVTRMTSCGHPPPLLLSPGNVVTVPSLHPSPPLGVHGVHGVHGGAEHTLDVFSFEPGDTLLLYTDGVVEARDAQGAFYPLIERVTRWSEDSPEALMHHLRRDLLAHVGGRLDDDAALIALHRTPVHRRRHHGLDALRHGSSATDPR